The sequence TGGGAGGCTGAAAAATGAGGGATCTAAGTGAAATCATCTCTTTAATATGCATGTTTTTGAGCAGAGAGAAAATACGATATGTGATCGTCGGAGGTTTAGCTTAGATATGGATGTTCTTATTCAAATTCCAGAAAACAAAATCAAACTTTTTATAGACTTTCTGAAGAGAAACGATTTTTTTGCAAGCGGGGATGACTTAAAAATGGCATTTGAAGAAAAAAGCCATTGTACAATTGAAGATAAAAAATCTATATTCAGATTGGATGTAAAGGGAATATACACAGAATTTGATGAAGAGACGCTAAAGAGAAGAAGGGCTTTCAATTACAAAGGAACGAAATTATATATAGCGTCACCAGAGGACACAATTGCAAGCAAATTACTGTTTGGCTCAGAACAAGATGTTAAAGACGCAGAAGGGATTTATGTGAGGCAGAAGGGAAAGTTGGATTTAGATTATTTGATAGAGAGATGCAGAAAACTGGATGTCTATGACGAATTTTTAGCTCTCAAAAAGAAAGTTGAGAAGATAGAGAATGAGTTATCCAAGAGTCGCAAAAATTATTGAGATAAAAGAAGAAACAAAGGATGTGAAGACGCTCAGGTTCAAATACAACGAAGAAGTCCAGCCAGGTCAGTTTTTTATGGTCTGGATTCCCGGCGTAGATGAGCTTCCGATGAGTGCTTCTTATACTGGCGATTTAAAAGGTATTACTGTGGAAAAAGTCGGCGACGCCACCTCGGCACTGCACAGACTAAAACCCGGAGCTAAAATTGGTATCAGAGGCCCGTATGGAAACGGATTTAAAATCTTTGGGAGAAAAATACTGTTTGTTGCAGGAGGCACTGGCATTATACCGATTGCGCCATTGGTTGAGAAACTGAAAAAACAGAATGTTGCGATAGTGTTTGGCGCAAAAAGTAAAAACGAGCTGTTTTTCATAGATAGAATAAAAAGAACGGCATCAAAACTTTTGATTACTACAGATGACGGCTCTTCAGGTGAAAAAGCTCTCGCTTCGGAGCTCGCAGAGAAAATTTTGGAAATGGAAAAATTCGACCAAATAATTACATGCGGGCCTGAGCGAATGATGAAGAAAATTTTAGATTTGGGGTTGAAAAATAAAATACCAGTTCAAGCGAGCCTAGAAAGATGGATGAAATGTGGTATTGGAATTTGCGACTCATGCGCAATTGATGGCTTACATGTTTGCAAAGACGGACCTGTTTTCGATGGCAAAATCTTGAGGCGGTTAAAGGAGTTCGGAGAGTTTAAGAGAGACGCCAGCGGAAGAAGAATAAAACTATAGCAGTCTTTTCAGCAAAACCATTAAAAACCAAAAATGCATTCTAATAATAAAATGAGAATCCCCAAATCGCATCCAAGATACGAATCTTTAAAGACGAGAGAGGAGCTTGTTAAATATTGGGAAAAAGGTTTAGTTGCAACTCAAGGGTTGATTGCGCAAGGTAGAGGGGAAGCTTTCGATTATTTAATTGGCGAAAGAACAACAGAGCATGCGAAAATTGCAGAACGTGCTGCAGCCTGTATGCTATTACTTGCTGAGAAACCTGTTATCTCTGTTAACGGCAATACCGCAGCGCTCGCAGCAAAAGATCTAGTCAAGCTCTCTAAACTTACAAATGCAAAGCTAGAAGTAAATCTATTTCATCATAGTAAGCTGAGAACAAAAAAAATTGCAGAATTTTTAAGAAAGTTTGGTGCAAAAGAAGTGCTCGGCGAAAAGCCAGATGCTAAAATACCAGATTTAAAACACGCCAGAGCTTTGTGCGCAAAAGAGGGGATATTTAGCGCAGATGTTGTGCTCGTTGCCCTTGAAGATGGCGATAGAACCGAGGCTATTGTCCGGATGGGCAAAAAAGTTATTGCTATCGATTTAAACCCTCTTTCAAGGACTGCACAAACAGCAGATATAACGATTGTAGATAACATTACAAGAGCGGTAAAAGTAATTATTAGAGAAGTAAACAGCTTAAGAAAAGCAAAAGAGTCAGAACTAAAAAGTACAATCAAATCTTTCAATAACAACAGAAACTTAAAAGAGGCGCTAAGATATATAACTGAAAGGCTTAAAGTGATAAAATGGTATTAAGAACAAAGTATTGCTCCGAGATAAGCAGTGACGATTTTGATAAAGAAATAATAGTTGCAGGTTGGGCTCAAGATATTAGAAATCTAGGTAGTATTGCCTTCATACTGCTAAGAGATAGAACAGGCGTTCTCCAGATTACAGCCCTTAAAAAAGCTCTTTCTCCAGAACTTTTCCAGGCGTTAGTAACCATACCCAGGGAAAGCGCTGTTTCAGTTAAAGGAATTGTTAAAGAGAGTAAGGAGGCGAAACTGGGTTTCGAGATTGTACCGCTGGAGATGACAGTTCTTGGTCACGCGTCTACGCCATTGCCGCTCGGTGTTGTAGATAAAGTTGGGGTTG comes from Candidatus Thermoplasmatota archaeon and encodes:
- a CDS encoding 4-phosphopantoate--beta-alanine ligase — translated: MRIPKSHPRYESLKTREELVKYWEKGLVATQGLIAQGRGEAFDYLIGERTTEHAKIAERAAACMLLLAEKPVISVNGNTAALAAKDLVKLSKLTNAKLEVNLFHHSKLRTKKIAEFLRKFGAKEVLGEKPDAKIPDLKHARALCAKEGIFSADVVLVALEDGDRTEAIVRMGKKVIAIDLNPLSRTAQTADITIVDNITRAVKVIIREVNSLRKAKESELKSTIKSFNNNRNLKEALRYITERLKVIKWY
- a CDS encoding dihydroorotate dehydrogenase electron transfer subunit, translating into MSYPRVAKIIEIKEETKDVKTLRFKYNEEVQPGQFFMVWIPGVDELPMSASYTGDLKGITVEKVGDATSALHRLKPGAKIGIRGPYGNGFKIFGRKILFVAGGTGIIPIAPLVEKLKKQNVAIVFGAKSKNELFFIDRIKRTASKLLITTDDGSSGEKALASELAEKILEMEKFDQIITCGPERMMKKILDLGLKNKIPVQASLERWMKCGIGICDSCAIDGLHVCKDGPVFDGKILRRLKEFGEFKRDASGRRIKL